In one window of Candidatus Scalindua sp. DNA:
- a CDS encoding IS701 family transposase has protein sequence MGKPPEGRRLVIRGREISEADIAVVRGLIEHYGNRGRVYISIKLSEHWQWKQANGHLKDRACRSILQSLSERGLIQLPASKRAPSCKNERPLEHVRLDTTEIKGNIKVFLPLKIKSVTDKESGRIWKYVNRRYHYLGYRVLVGQNIRYLIYSSDRLVAALGWQSAVERLYCRDIIIGWNVQERRKALDKVLNNSRFLIMPWVEVKNIASHILSRVVRQLQKDWVEKYGTRLLFLETFIDPSKFSGTCYQAANWVKIGNTKGYRKKQKGFIYHGNSKEVYFYVLDPQGRQKIKQDKTEPLLTRKYLLSNRPYSNLPLERRSSMIVRPPDWSPEVEPGVELSASDIGKLATELEKYHALFEEGFRRKEQKDLSLCYLQGLLSKLDRKSIEPIALRLRGKDTVRSLQRFMGEYKWDGEFIASRHKEELSKLLSEADGVLSLDSREVVKKGKESVGVARQYCGRLGKIENCQSGVYVAYTSTKGYGLIDRRLYMPEKWFDPEYKERRERCKVPKNLVFRKKPELAVEMIAELSTGGLFPFRWITCDSIFGNSPDFLENLPPQVFYLADIAKNRKVLVSTQDGEACRKRVERKVSDIAQDGNVKWKLAQLAEGAKGPIYGFVARTRVFAGDDSTAENERWLFLRKDPKTHEIKYCLSNAPAETALEEMIRVCVLRWPVEQSFQEGKSELGMADYEHRSWPAWHRHMTFVFLAQLFLLRIRGVLKKNTGSDFTPSSYAVGGRSAGYST, from the coding sequence ATGGGTAAGCCACCTGAAGGCCGCAGGCTTGTCATTCGAGGCCGGGAAATAAGCGAAGCGGATATAGCCGTTGTACGTGGTTTGATAGAGCACTATGGCAACCGAGGCCGGGTATATATCTCTATCAAGTTGTCAGAACATTGGCAATGGAAACAAGCTAACGGACATCTAAAAGATCGTGCATGCCGTAGTATACTGCAATCGTTGTCCGAGAGAGGGCTTATCCAACTGCCTGCTTCCAAAAGGGCACCATCATGCAAAAACGAACGTCCGTTAGAACATGTGAGGTTGGATACCACAGAAATCAAGGGAAACATAAAGGTGTTTCTTCCGTTAAAGATAAAGAGCGTAACGGATAAAGAAAGTGGCCGCATATGGAAGTACGTCAATAGAAGATATCACTATTTGGGCTATCGAGTATTAGTAGGGCAGAACATAAGGTATTTAATATACAGCTCTGATCGATTAGTGGCGGCACTGGGCTGGCAATCCGCAGTAGAGCGGTTATATTGCAGGGACATTATCATAGGCTGGAATGTGCAGGAGCGCAGAAAGGCTTTAGACAAAGTACTAAACAATAGTCGCTTTCTGATCATGCCATGGGTAGAGGTAAAAAATATTGCATCACATATTTTATCACGAGTTGTCCGACAATTGCAGAAAGATTGGGTAGAGAAGTATGGCACCCGATTATTATTTCTGGAAACATTTATCGATCCATCAAAATTTTCAGGAACGTGTTATCAGGCAGCTAACTGGGTAAAAATTGGCAACACGAAGGGCTATCGTAAAAAGCAGAAAGGATTTATATACCATGGAAACAGCAAGGAGGTTTATTTTTATGTATTAGATCCACAAGGCAGACAAAAGATTAAACAAGACAAAACAGAACCATTACTTACCCGAAAGTATCTCCTTTCAAACAGACCTTACAGCAATCTGCCATTGGAAAGGAGAAGCAGTATGATAGTACGTCCCCCGGACTGGAGTCCTGAAGTAGAACCCGGAGTTGAATTGAGTGCAAGCGATATCGGAAAGCTTGCAACAGAGTTGGAGAAGTATCACGCATTGTTTGAGGAGGGATTCAGACGGAAAGAGCAGAAAGATTTGAGCTTGTGCTATTTGCAGGGTTTATTAAGTAAGCTTGATCGTAAATCGATAGAGCCAATAGCACTTCGACTCCGAGGTAAAGATACAGTACGAAGCTTGCAACGGTTCATGGGAGAGTACAAGTGGGATGGAGAATTTATCGCTTCACGGCACAAAGAGGAACTCTCAAAACTATTGTCCGAAGCTGATGGAGTACTCAGTCTTGATAGTAGAGAAGTGGTGAAAAAAGGAAAGGAATCGGTGGGAGTCGCTCGTCAATATTGTGGCCGTCTTGGTAAAATAGAAAATTGTCAGTCTGGAGTGTACGTGGCATATACGAGTACGAAGGGGTATGGATTGATAGACCGCCGGCTGTATATGCCTGAAAAGTGGTTTGACCCTGAGTATAAAGAGAGACGTGAAAGATGCAAAGTGCCTAAAAATTTGGTATTCAGGAAGAAACCGGAACTTGCCGTTGAGATGATTGCTGAATTGAGTACGGGTGGGCTGTTCCCATTTCGTTGGATAACGTGTGATAGTATATTTGGCAATAGCCCTGATTTTTTAGAAAATCTTCCTCCACAGGTTTTTTATCTAGCTGATATAGCAAAGAATCGGAAAGTGTTAGTGAGCACGCAAGATGGTGAAGCTTGCCGGAAGAGAGTTGAAAGAAAAGTATCCGATATAGCACAGGACGGAAATGTAAAGTGGAAGCTGGCCCAACTTGCTGAAGGAGCAAAAGGGCCAATTTATGGATTTGTCGCTCGAACCAGGGTGTTTGCAGGCGATGACAGTACAGCGGAGAATGAAAGATGGCTGTTTTTAAGAAAAGATCCTAAAACACATGAAATAAAGTACTGCCTCAGCAATGCTCCGGCAGAGACGGCACTTGAAGAAATGATACGTGTATGTGTATTACGCTGGCCTGTCGAGCAATCATTTCAAGAAGGCAAAAGCGAATTAGGCATGGCAGATTATGAACATCGTTCCTGGCCCGCCTGGCATAGGCATATGACGTTTGTTTTTTTGGCACAATTATTTTTGCTTAGAATACGCGGAGTATTAAAAAAAAACACCGGCTCTGACTTTACCCCAAGCTCGTATGCTGTTGGAGGCCGTTCTGCCGGTTATTCCACTTGA